One Nodosilinea sp. FACHB-141 DNA segment encodes these proteins:
- a CDS encoding protoglobin domain-containing protein, with amino-acid sequence MSLEPNEFMSKMVSRIGLTADDRKVLQSTADWGLEIAPEMADYFYEYLGRDAEMSAILNESEGRIHRLRETFVDWFHEMFTGMDNWGDAYAERRWRIGLIHVRIGIGPQHVVPAMAVVVHEAGKRAQTDGKNDQLRDALAKICMVDLAFIEQAYIEVSSAAVLQETGWSEGLFRRLVKTGATAM; translated from the coding sequence ATGAGCCTTGAGCCCAATGAGTTTATGTCTAAGATGGTGTCGCGCATTGGTCTCACTGCCGACGACCGTAAAGTACTTCAATCCACAGCTGATTGGGGTTTAGAAATCGCCCCAGAAATGGCCGACTACTTCTATGAATATCTAGGTCGCGACGCCGAGATGAGCGCCATTCTCAACGAGTCTGAGGGCCGAATTCACCGGCTGCGCGAAACCTTTGTGGACTGGTTCCATGAGATGTTCACCGGTATGGATAACTGGGGTGATGCCTACGCTGAGCGGCGCTGGCGCATTGGTCTAATTCACGTGCGTATCGGCATCGGCCCCCAGCACGTGGTGCCTGCCATGGCTGTGGTTGTACATGAGGCTGGCAAGCGCGCCCAGACCGACGGCAAAAACGACCAGCTGCGCGATGCCCTAGCCAAAATTTGCATGGTCGATCTGGCCTTTATTGAGCAAGCCTATATCGAAGTTTCTTCGGCAGCGGTGCTGCAAGAAACAGGCTGGTCTGAGGGTCTCTTCAGACGGCTGGTCAAAACCGGTGCCACGGCAATGTAG
- a CDS encoding roadblock/LC7 domain-containing protein gives MAISTEKLTNILQSFVTSTTDIQGAAVVTPDGLPLAASLPGGMDEERVSAMSAAMLSLGDRIGSELARGGIDRIFVEGDKGYGILTSCGEDAVFLVLADKAAKQGLLMLEIKRTLADLKAVLM, from the coding sequence ATGGCGATTAGCACCGAAAAACTCACCAACATTTTGCAAAGCTTTGTCACCTCTACCACCGACATTCAAGGGGCAGCAGTGGTCACCCCCGACGGTCTGCCTTTGGCGGCCAGCCTACCTGGCGGCATGGATGAAGAACGGGTTTCAGCTATGTCGGCTGCCATGCTGTCCCTGGGCGATCGCATTGGCAGCGAGCTAGCCCGCGGCGGCATCGATCGCATTTTTGTCGAGGGCGACAAAGGCTACGGCATTCTCACCAGCTGCGGCGAAGACGCCGTGTTCCTGGTGCTGGCCGACAAAGCGGCCAAGCAAGGCCTGCTGATGCTCGAAATCAAGCGCACCCTAGCCGATCTGAAAGCCGTTTTGATGTAG